In Piliocolobus tephrosceles isolate RC106 chromosome 6, ASM277652v3, whole genome shotgun sequence, the following are encoded in one genomic region:
- the OAZ2 gene encoding LOW QUALITY PROTEIN: ornithine decarboxylase antizyme 2 (The sequence of the model RefSeq protein was modified relative to this genomic sequence to represent the inferred CDS: deleted 1 base in 1 codon) has protein sequence MINTQDSSILPLSNCPQLQCCRHIVPGPLWCSDAPHPLSKIPGGRGGGRDPSLSALIYKDEKLTVTQDLPVNDGKPHIVHFQYEVTEVKVSSWDAVLSSQSLFVEIPDGLLADGSKEGLLALLEFAEEKMKVNYVFICFRKGREDRAPLLKTFSFLGFEIVRPGHPCVPSRPDVMFMVYPLDQNLSDED, from the exons ATGATAAACACCCAGGACAG TAGTATTTTGCCTTTGAGTAACTGTCCCCAGCTCCAGTGCTGCAGGCACATTGTTCCAGGGCCTCTGTGGTGCTCC GATGCCCCTCACCCACTGTCGAAGATCCCCGGTGGGCGAGGGGGCGGCAGGGATCCTTCTCTCTCAGCTCTAATATATAAG GACGAGAAGCTCACTGTGACCCAGGACCTCCCTGTGAATGATGGAAAACCTCACATCGTCCACTTCCAGTATGAGGTCACCGAGGTGAAGGTCTCTTCTTGGGATGCAGTCCTGTCCAGCCAGAGCCTGTTTGTAGAAATCCCAGATGGATTATTAGCTGATGGGAGCAAAGAAGG ATTGTTAGCACTGCTAGAGTTTGCTGAAGAGAAGATGAAAGTGAACTATGTCTTCATCTGCTTCAGGAAGGGCCGAGAAGACAGAG CTCCACTCCTGAAGACCTTCAGCTTCTTGGGCTTTGAGATTGTACGTCCAGGCCATCCCTGTGTCCCCTCTCGGCCAGATGTGATGTTCATGGTTTATCCCCTGGACCAGAACTTGTCCGATGAGGACTAA